One genomic segment of Colias croceus chromosome 16, ilColCroc2.1 includes these proteins:
- the LOC123698713 gene encoding uncharacterized protein LOC123698713 produces the protein MPPPSVPPLPQRRATRPRALGRRVYSRSVAALEMGLDAIAASGQAAIVARSTATGRRPVLVSEPQSGAGDESFLASPLTLSPAQSTESVSSITRSLTPSRQQALASAATLTPGTLKRAAQAPLPRTPRFPAPLPGIPVGRFPSPPHRVGEKTLTASPPPPLNMPTMSSGSPMEIGTTGPTYASMAASQKSPALSPSTCSAAVAPAATNTNINTTATVTAASASPSAATGTASAAPPTKQPNRYPPLIVETLPDWPTHFRELKKVLGHTPNGRPFGKGVRFIPKTDQEFRLIQHYLTQLESNTGISWFCYSLPAERSVKVAIRGLPANTEPALVETELRELGFIPEHVRAIPARPGRPGCLMFAQLQRTPDLVPGIYEVSELLCMPGITIEAWRGRKGPAQCHRCQQFRHSSQNCHRPIACVRCGENHPAKECQRPREEPPTCANCGGAHTANNANCPIFRKETRNRRAGTVARTAANARAPATEADAPGSLMAAANQPGPTGKRRRHALRRLPRRNLPSVAKRPNPPWSPPPYGGRRRSE, from the exons ATGCCGCCACCGAGCGTGCCGCCGCTGCCGCAGCGACGCGCGACTCGACCGCGCGCACTGGGCCGCAGGGTCTATAGTCGGTCGGTTGCCGCACTTGAAATGGGCCTGGACGCCATTGCCGCTTCCGGCCAGGCCGCAATTGTGGCCCGCTCAACAGCAACTGGCCGGCGTCCTGTGTTGGTGTCGGAACCTCAGTCAGGAGCCGGCGATGAATCATTCCTGGCGAGTCCACTGACGTTATCGCCGGCCCAATCCACTGAATCCGTATCCTCAATTACTCGCTCACTCACACCGAGTCGTCAACAGGCCCTGGCTAGCGCCGCCACACTAACGCCGGGCACTTTGAAGCGCGCCGCACAGGCACCACTGCCACGTACTCCGCGCTTCCCAGCCCCCTTACCGGGTATTCCTGTGGGACGCTTTCCCTCCCCTCCCCATAGAGTAGGAGAGAAAACTCTCACAGCGTCCCCGCCTCCTCCTCTGAACATGCCGACGATGTCATCGGGCTCTCCTATGGAGATCGGGACAACCGGCCCGACATACGCGAGCATGGCCGCGTCCCAAAAATCCCCAGCGCTCTCACCCTCCACCTGCTCCGCCGCCGTTGCGCCCGCCGCGACTAACACTAATATTAATACGACTGCGACCGTCACTGCAGCCTCCGCTTCCCCCTCTGCTGCTACCGGCACTGCAAGCGCCGCGCCACCTACCAAACAGCCCAACCGCTACCCCCCTCTTATAGTGGAGACACTGCCCGACTGGCCGACTCACTTTAGGGAGCTAAAAAAGGTCCTCGGGCACACTCCTAACGGACGTCCATTTGGCAAGGGTGTCCGTTTTATACCAAAGACAGACCAGGAGTTCCGACTCATCCAGCACTATCTTACACAGCTGGAGAGCAACACCGGAATCTCTTGGTTCTGCTACTCGCTGCCCGCTGAAAGAAGCGTAAAAGTAGCAATCCGCGGCCTGCCGGCTAACACAGAACCGGCACTAGTAGAGACAGAGCTGCGAGAGCTCGGGTTCATCCCAGAGCACGTGCGCGCAATCCCCGCTCGTCCAGGTAGGCCGGGCTGTTTGATGTTCGCGCAATTGCAGCGGACCCCGGATCTAGTCCCAGGCATTTATGAGGTGAGCGAACTGCTCTGTATGCCTGGGATCACTATTGAGGCCTGGCGCGGCAGAAAGGGGCCTGCGCAATGCCATCGCTGCCAGCAATTTAGACACTCCTCCCAAAACTGCCACCGGCCAATAGCCTGTGTGCGGTGCGGTGAGAACCACCCGGCGAAGGAGTGTCAACGTCCGCGCGAGGAACCACCAACGTGCGCCAACTGTGGCGGCGCCCACACGGCTAATAATGCGAACTGTCCCATCTTCCGCAAGGAGACGCGCAACCGCCGAGCAGGCACCGTCGCACGCACCGCCGCAAATGCCCGTGCGCCCGCAACAGAGGCCGATGCACCTGGCTCGCTCATGGCTGCCGCCAACCAGCCAGGGCCGACGGGAAAGCGCCGCC GCCACGCTCTGCGCCGCCTGCCGCGCCGCAACCTACCCAGCGTAGCAAAACGTCCAAACCCACCGTGGTCGCCGCCCCCGTACGGGGGACGAAGGCGAAGCGAGTGA